The following proteins come from a genomic window of Plectropomus leopardus isolate mb chromosome 11, YSFRI_Pleo_2.0, whole genome shotgun sequence:
- the ric8b gene encoding synembryn-B isoform X1 — MDLNTVLSQLETANEEEVGKLLQQFNRENSHTFSFDPKEEALRSRLCQSVLSVLGRQVQPSCQKTCLETLRILSRDKRVLAPVATREGMLILGGMARLNAGEEGDDNQKNSQEDTQSEEEERVVVEALKCLCNVVYNSPAAQQVSVEVQLAHGLCASLRTARTWHHEVGLFTLRLLFLLSALRPDVRGVLRRKWHAVSLLTEVLEHTLDVRWVGPYEAARPDPQALPMPAEDNERAMEALKALFNLTLSDSGGEEYDHQFRLIAAILRHLLMLKTETEEKTEEAHSHAVNLLNNLPVSCLDVLIDVPVQGGLEMYGGKNMDAVQKLIDFMEKRMDKQGSNYKEGLTPVLSLLTEGSRHHREIRRYIKAQVLPPLKDVKIRPEIGTTTRNKLVRLMTHVDMGVKQTAAEFLFVLCKESVDNLLKYTGYGNAAGLLVARGLLAGGRGETQYSEDEDSDTEEYKSAKPFINPITGHVEEPMPNPIEEMTEEQKEYEAQKLVNMIDKLSRQNVIRPMGVMPDGTLAPLEETLRDPPGDSGSDSD, encoded by the exons ATGGATTTAAATACCGTCTTGTCACAGCTTGAAACTGCCAACGAGGAGGAAGTCGGGAAGCTCCTGCAGCAGTTTAATCGAGAG AACAGTCACACCTTCAGTTTTGACCCAAAGGAAGAAGCTCTGCGGAGT AGgctgtgtcagagtgtgttgtCAGTCCTCGGGAGGCAGGTGCAGCCCAGCTGTCAGAAGACATGTCTGGAGACACTTCGCATCCTGTCCAGAGACAAGCGTGTCCTCGCACCTGTGGCCACCAGGGAGGGTATGCTGATCCTGGGAGGAATGGCGAGGCTGAATGCTGGAGAGGAAGGTGATGACAACCAGAAAAACTCTCAGGAAGACACCcagtcagaggaggaggagagggtggtGGTGGAGGCCTTGAAGTGCCTATGCAATGTGGTGTACAACAGTCCTGCGGCTCAGCAGGTCAGTGTAGAGGTGCAGCTGGCTCATGGCCTGTGTGCCAGCCTGCGAACAGCCCGCACGTGGCACCACGAGGTGGGCCTGTTCACGCTGCGCCTTCTCTTCCTGCTGTCTGCACTGAGACCTGACGTGAGGGGCGTTTTGAGGAGAAAATGGCATGCTGTGAGCCTGCTGACAGAGGTGCTGGAGCACACCCTGGATGTGCGCTGGGTGGGTCCCTATGAAGCTGCCCGTCCAGATCCGCAGGCCCTGCCCATGCCTGCAGAGGACAATGAGCGAGCAATGGAGGCACTGAAAGCCTTGTTCAACCTCACACTGTCTGACTCTGGTGGTGAG GAGTATGATCACCAGTTTCGACTCATCGCTGCCATCCTGCGTCATCTGTTGATGCTGaagactgagacagaggagaaaacagaggaagcaCACAG CCATGCCGTCAACCTGCTGAATAACCTGCCTGTGTCCTGCCTGGACGTGTTAATCGACGTGCCTGTCCAGGGAGGACTGGAGATGTATGGCGGAAAGAACATGGATGCAGTCCAGAAGTTAATAGACTTCATGGAGAAAAGGATGGACAAG CAGGGCTCCAACTACAAAGAGGGTTTGACTCCGGTGCTCAGCCTTTTGACTGAAGGATCCAGACACCACAGGGAGATCCGCAGATATATCAAAGCTCAG gtacttcCCCCACTGAAAGATGTGAAGATCAGGCCAGAGATCGGCACCACCACCAGAAACAAGTTGGTTCGCCTTATGACTCATGTTGACATGGGTGTGAAGCAGACGGCTGCAGAGTTTCTCTTTGTCCTCTGCAAAGAAAGCG TGGACAACCTGTTGAAGTACACAGGATATGGAAACGCAGCAGGTCTCCTGGTAGCTCGAGGACTTCTCgctggagggagaggagagactCAGTACTCCGAAGATGAGGACTCAGACACAGAGGAATACAAATCTGCAAAACCCTT CATCAACCCCATCACCGGTCATGTGGAGGAGCCAATGCCGAATCCCATCGAAGAGATGACAGAGGAGCAGAAGGAGTACGAAGCCCAGAAACTTGTCAATATGATTGATAAGTTGTCAAG GCAGAACGTGATCCGACCAATGGGGGTCATGCCGGACGGGACGTTAGCACCTCTTGAAGAAACTCTCCGTGATCCACCTGGGGACTCAGGATCAGACTCTGACTAG
- the ric8b gene encoding synembryn-B isoform X2, producing the protein MDLNTVLSQLETANEEEVGKLLQQFNRENSHTFSFDPKEEALRSRLCQSVLSVLGRQVQPSCQKTCLETLRILSRDKRVLAPVATREGMLILGGMARLNAGEEGDDNQKNSQEDTQSEEEERVVVEALKCLCNVVYNSPAAQQVSVEVQLAHGLCASLRTARTWHHEVGLFTLRLLFLLSALRPDVRGVLRRKWHAVSLLTEVLEHTLDVRWVGPYEAARPDPQALPMPAEDNERAMEALKALFNLTLSDSGGEEYDHQFRLIAAILRHLLMLKTETEEKTEEAHSHAVNLLNNLPVSCLDVLIDVPVQGGLEMYGGKNMDAVQKLIDFMEKRMDKGSNYKEGLTPVLSLLTEGSRHHREIRRYIKAQVLPPLKDVKIRPEIGTTTRNKLVRLMTHVDMGVKQTAAEFLFVLCKESVDNLLKYTGYGNAAGLLVARGLLAGGRGETQYSEDEDSDTEEYKSAKPFINPITGHVEEPMPNPIEEMTEEQKEYEAQKLVNMIDKLSRQNVIRPMGVMPDGTLAPLEETLRDPPGDSGSDSD; encoded by the exons ATGGATTTAAATACCGTCTTGTCACAGCTTGAAACTGCCAACGAGGAGGAAGTCGGGAAGCTCCTGCAGCAGTTTAATCGAGAG AACAGTCACACCTTCAGTTTTGACCCAAAGGAAGAAGCTCTGCGGAGT AGgctgtgtcagagtgtgttgtCAGTCCTCGGGAGGCAGGTGCAGCCCAGCTGTCAGAAGACATGTCTGGAGACACTTCGCATCCTGTCCAGAGACAAGCGTGTCCTCGCACCTGTGGCCACCAGGGAGGGTATGCTGATCCTGGGAGGAATGGCGAGGCTGAATGCTGGAGAGGAAGGTGATGACAACCAGAAAAACTCTCAGGAAGACACCcagtcagaggaggaggagagggtggtGGTGGAGGCCTTGAAGTGCCTATGCAATGTGGTGTACAACAGTCCTGCGGCTCAGCAGGTCAGTGTAGAGGTGCAGCTGGCTCATGGCCTGTGTGCCAGCCTGCGAACAGCCCGCACGTGGCACCACGAGGTGGGCCTGTTCACGCTGCGCCTTCTCTTCCTGCTGTCTGCACTGAGACCTGACGTGAGGGGCGTTTTGAGGAGAAAATGGCATGCTGTGAGCCTGCTGACAGAGGTGCTGGAGCACACCCTGGATGTGCGCTGGGTGGGTCCCTATGAAGCTGCCCGTCCAGATCCGCAGGCCCTGCCCATGCCTGCAGAGGACAATGAGCGAGCAATGGAGGCACTGAAAGCCTTGTTCAACCTCACACTGTCTGACTCTGGTGGTGAG GAGTATGATCACCAGTTTCGACTCATCGCTGCCATCCTGCGTCATCTGTTGATGCTGaagactgagacagaggagaaaacagaggaagcaCACAG CCATGCCGTCAACCTGCTGAATAACCTGCCTGTGTCCTGCCTGGACGTGTTAATCGACGTGCCTGTCCAGGGAGGACTGGAGATGTATGGCGGAAAGAACATGGATGCAGTCCAGAAGTTAATAGACTTCATGGAGAAAAGGATGGACAAG GGCTCCAACTACAAAGAGGGTTTGACTCCGGTGCTCAGCCTTTTGACTGAAGGATCCAGACACCACAGGGAGATCCGCAGATATATCAAAGCTCAG gtacttcCCCCACTGAAAGATGTGAAGATCAGGCCAGAGATCGGCACCACCACCAGAAACAAGTTGGTTCGCCTTATGACTCATGTTGACATGGGTGTGAAGCAGACGGCTGCAGAGTTTCTCTTTGTCCTCTGCAAAGAAAGCG TGGACAACCTGTTGAAGTACACAGGATATGGAAACGCAGCAGGTCTCCTGGTAGCTCGAGGACTTCTCgctggagggagaggagagactCAGTACTCCGAAGATGAGGACTCAGACACAGAGGAATACAAATCTGCAAAACCCTT CATCAACCCCATCACCGGTCATGTGGAGGAGCCAATGCCGAATCCCATCGAAGAGATGACAGAGGAGCAGAAGGAGTACGAAGCCCAGAAACTTGTCAATATGATTGATAAGTTGTCAAG GCAGAACGTGATCCGACCAATGGGGGTCATGCCGGACGGGACGTTAGCACCTCTTGAAGAAACTCTCCGTGATCCACCTGGGGACTCAGGATCAGACTCTGACTAG